attaatttgaaaaaaaatagattgaaAAAGAAATTTAGATTGGTCATCATGACCATTTGAATTTTAAGGGAGAAGGCGCCATgtctttcatttctttttttttcgggtTCGAATCGGAACCGAACCGCTGGTTCCGGTTCCGGTTCGGTTCCATCAAACCTGGAACCTTAACCGAACCATATTGCTCAAGGTTCCGGTTCGGTTAAGAACCGTGAGACACGGTTCCGGTTCCGGTCCGGTTCTTGCCGGTTCGGTTCCGGTCCGGTTTCTCGGTTAGAACGGGACCGTGATCAGGTCTAGGTTGGACAGAGGTGTGGTGGGATTGGGGTCGAATGCCAAGGGCTAGTCCAATGGCTTGGAGcgataatcatggctcgagggtCATCGGCATCATGGAaggggagagaaagaaagaatggaCCTATAATTAGGGTCACCATCAAGGTCTCCATTTTCGAGGTCACCACCATCTAGGTCATTACCCATCAAGGTCATCACTAGCTTCTCCTCTGAGGTTACGATTTCAAGTGTTGGAAATAGGCTATACTCTAAAAATCATTTGATTATTTTAACAAAAAGAATAGTTGAGAAATTCTACCTAAAGGAAATTGTATAACAAAGACACTACAATAATGGAGGATTGAGTTGTAGGACATATCTTGTGCAGTAACAAAAAGACCAACTGACTTCATCCTACTTACGAAGATATTCGGTAATGCAATATGTGTTCAATATTCCCATGCTAGACCATATAGCTAATATGTGACTAAGAGGACCTAAAGAAGTAGTCTTTGGCAAGCGAAAACTTGAATTGACATATTCCAGCAAGATGCATCTAgtatgttttatttatttccaaattaatcggaatagaattTCAATTGATTATTCTCTCACAAACTGAACCAATAAAGAATCAGATTTCATTAAAGAAGAAGATTGGGTCAGAAAAATAGTCTGCATATAAAGATTGGAGTAGGTCAGATCAAGCGAGACCGAACCTAAGCTACCCCAAGGTCCGCTTGGATGACCTTCAAATGGGTAGGGCCAACCAATTAGGAGACTAATGCCTTTGCCTTATATGCGCCTATGAGAAGGCACACCCATCAAGGCACATGCTTCTAGAAAGGGGTGGCCCCTAGGATTGACGCCCCTTAGTCCTTTTAAAATGaagtccaattaggactcctagTAGGTGCCATCGACGAACATGCCACCACCTCAGTTTTATCTTTCTCAATATAGAGTCCGACTAGGACTCTTGGTCACTATCCAAGGAAACCTTAGCATCTCCCCTCCATAAATAGAGGAGGCGCCTTAGGGTTTCTTCACATAATTCACACATcacataaagagagagagagagagaggtgcagAGCTAGGTTTTTCCATTTCTCGCAAAGAAGAGTgtgtgagaaagagagaaagcttATGAAATAAGCTTTTCTTACGAAGCATCCCCATGGCTTACTATTGCTGAAAACTCAAAGATACGCCAAGGTCAAGATAAGCATGTAGACTGAAGTGGCTGAGAATAGTAACTCAAAGGGTCTTGGGCTTTCATGGCTTTAGTATCTCCTAGTAGATATATTTCACTTCTATTATGGATGTATTCTATATATTCATGatgatttattaaaaaaaagcaaTCATGTTCAATGCTTattgatgggaggcaaaatggatcgttctATTTCTCGGCATAAGTCACCTAATTTTGACCAAGCCCAccttagaaggccgagctcagaagaccaacTCCAGAAGGCCGACTCCAGGAGGCCGAGCTTAGGAGGCCGACCCCAGGAGGTCGAGCTCACAAAGCCAACCCAGAAGTCCGAActccagaagaccgagctcagaaggccaaacctagaaggccgagctcatagggtcgaccccagaagaaAGCCGACCTCAGaagaaggccgacctcagaaggccgatctcgtcatccacatgctgcagccatgccctgcagcagcctcaccacACTATGTTTTGCTTGCCGGCCATGTCACGACATATCAACCAAGAACCATACCCTGCAatgactgtcaacgcctcaccatttCCAAGAATGGACTGCACTGCGTGCCACAAGTAAGCTCTGACTGCGCGCCAtttcctcccatgatgggaacgggctaTACTTCCGCCATCTGGATACCTCTacagggactataaatagccccataAGGTAACGTAAGAGGGACCTTTCTTGGCTGGACTAAATATATCCCACTCTAATTTGAgtgtcggagggccctcactggAACCCCACcgatgaggctttgtgcaggtccacCGCCATGCGGGAGGTGGCGCTCGTCCTCTTCTTCCACTCACCggcagctccctcgactcctccggcatggtcacccttgggccaaatttgaaccacaacatatttggcgctagaggaagggcctgagtcgtgatcatgaagttgagaggTCAAGGAGCTTCAAATGCATTGAGGAACCAAGCACTAGCTCTCGACAACTCACTCCAAAGTCCACCCCTTGCAGAACCGGCGGACCAAATTTTTCAAGTCCAATCAGAGCAATTCAACCTACTTGTCCAACAAGTCCAAGCACTCACTGTGGCTGTTCAAGGCCTACAACAAGTAGAAGACCAGCCTCTACTCCCTCTTCACGAGTATAAGTCCTCAGGACGCCACTCGAGACGTCATTTTTTATAGAGCGTTGCCACCACCGAAGCTCCCACCGAGCTCGACGTCATTTTTCTGTAGAGTGTCGCCATCACCGAAGTTCCCACCAAGCTCGACCCCCAAGCCGAGAGGCTTGTTGCGCATCCATTATCATGAGAGCTCGTATCGAAGCCTAACGCCTCGAGCACGGGAGCACCCATCTGTGGCAGGGTCTGCCCCATGCCGAGCTGCAACATGAGCCCGACCCGAGCTTGGCAGAAAAGTCAAGGACTTGGAGCGGCAGATACAGATATTTCGGGACCGAGCCTCGAAGCGAGATGCCGACCTCGACTTTACAACAGAGTCTCCATTCCCTCAATGGATCATGGATGAGTCAATCCCccagaggttcaagatgccacaGATTGAGCAATATGATGGCTCATCCGATCCTTTGGATCATTTGGAGAGCTACAAGGCCCTTATGACACTCCAAGGAGCCATAGACGCTCTACTCTGCAGAGCCTTCCCAACGACTCTCTGCAAGGCAGCTCATCTTTGATTCTCCAGAGTAAAGCCCAGCTTGATTCTCTCCTTCGAACAACTAGGCAGGCAGCTCGCCACCTATTTTGCCGCTAGCCGGCATCAGCGCCGGACCTCAAACTCCCTCTTTGCCATCAAGtagaaggagggagaatccttaaaAGACTACATCAATCGCTTTACCtcggccacatgggaggttcgcgatctcgaccagtcaatcgccatgtcagcattgaagactggagctcggtcctacaaatttctcttctccatcaaGAAAAGCTTCCCCGCCGACTTTGTTGAAATGTTGGCCTGAGCTCGCAAGTACGCCAAGactgaggaagccatggcctctcggcGGGAGGCAACCGAACGACCTaccaagatgcagaagaagcgccATGAGGAGCGCTCCCAACTAAGCAGCAAATTTTTCTAGCATGAGAAAGAGCCTAGCTCGCCCGAGGTCTTCCCTCCAAAAGTTTCAGACATACACTCCcctcacatccacccgagcaGAGATCCTCATAGAGATTGAGGGTCAGGGCTAtctccgacctccattgagGATGTGACCGATAGAGTTGCGGCAGTGCTCGAAAAAGTACTGCCACTTCCACCAAGATCGCGGCCATGATACAGAGGATTGCTACGAGCTCCatgatgagatcgaggcacttaTCCACCGAGGTCGGTTGAGTTGTTTTATCCGTGATCATGCCTACAGGAGAGAGCTCGAGGAACAAAATCCAATGCTGCGTGAGGAGCAAAATAACAACTGACCTCTCGCAAGCATCATCAATACCATCAGAGGGAGGGCGAGTAAATACACTTGAAGCATCGAGCTCGGAAGAAGGAGCTCCCTCAAAACATCCGTGCACTGCAGAAGTCATCTCCCTTTCCAATGAAGACCAAAAGGGCGTTGAGCCCTCTTTATGATGACGTTGTAGCTATTTTCTTTATCATTGCAAAGCTTTAAAAAGGATTTTAGTACATAATGGGAGCTCGGCTGACGCCTTATTTTATAATGCCTTCCGAAGGATAAGCGCTCCTCTGGCCAGATTCACAGGATATTCCATCCCAAGAAAGTACTATGAAGTTAAACCTTCTCGTGGCCCAGGTCAGTTCGGCTTACAACACTATTCTTGGCCAACCAAGGCAACAACAAGATCGGTCCAGCCTGGCAAAAGAAAATGCTCTTGGGTAGCCATGGATCCTGCATGATCatggctcctcgacctcggggggcaGTGACGCGGCCCAAAGCTCAATGCCTGCCGCCTAACGGCCTCCAACGACTCCCAGCCGGTGCTGAGCTAAGTCCTGAGGGATCTCGAAGCTTGGGAGCTGTCAATATGTCTCCAAAAGGTATCTCCATCCCCAACGTTGCCCCCCTTATTTGTATTCTCGAGCTCGTCTAAGTACTCGAGCTCTTCTACCCTCGAGCTCATTTAAGTGCTCGAGCTCTTATGCcttcgagctcatctaagtgatcgagctcttcggTCCTTGAGCTCATTTAAGTGCTTGAGCTCTTCCGCCCTCGGGCTCATCTAAGTTCTTGAGCACTTCTGTCCTCGGGCTCATCTAAGTGCTCGAGCTCTTCTGTCcttgagctcatccaagtgatcgacgCCATTTCAATGCTAATTCGACGCTAATTCGATGCCAATTCGACGCCAATTCGACGCCATTTGACGACATTCAACGCCAATTCGACACCAATTCaacgacattcgacgacattcgaggCCATTTCGACGCCAATACGACGACATTGGATGCCAATTCGATGCCAACTCGACGACATTTGACGCCATTTTGACGCCAACTCGACGACATTTGACGCCATTTTGACGCCAACTCGACGACATTTGACGCCAATTCGACGCCaactcgacgacattcgacgccaattCGATGCCATTTTGACGCCAATTCAATGACATTCAACTTCATTTCGACGCCATTTGATGCCAATTCGACGccaattcgacgacattcgatgcCATTTTGACGCCTTCTGCGACAAcgcgccccgatctgagtgggggcaccctgctgagtttacgacaagccaaagaaggccgttGAAGTTGACCTCGGAGCAGAGTCACTTAGCTCGGCTTGAACAACTCGACCTAAAGCCCTTAGCTCCAACTACACGAGAGGTACACCTACTCGGCACATACTTCTCTAAAGATActtggctatattacaggacaATTAGTGattggactacttccttcgcccaagacaaaagaaaccttggactcggaagtcggggggcaaATGAtagggggcaaaatggatcatcCTATTTTTCGGCATAAGTCACCCAATTTTGGCCAAGCCCACCTCAGAaggtcgagctcagaaggccaaaTCCAGAAGGCCAaacccagaaggccgagctcagaaggccaaacccagaaggccgagctcagaaggccaaaCACAAAAGGCCAACTCCAGAAggctgagctcagaaggccaaacccagaaggccgagctcaggggACCGaccccagaaggccgagcttagaaggccAACTCTAGAAGgccaagctcagaaggctgaGCTTAGGAGGCTGACCCTAGGAGGCCGAGTTCAGAAGGCTAACCCAGAAGTACGAACTCCAGAAggctgagctcagaaggccaaacccagaaggccgagcttagGGGGCTGACCCCAGAAggctgagctcagaaggccaacctcgtcatccacatgctgcaaccatgccctgcagcagcctcaccacaccatgctttgcttggcGGCCACGCCATGACATATCAACCAGGAACCATACCCTGCAACGACTATCAACGCCTCACTATTTTCAAGAACGGACTGCACTacacgccacaagcaagctctgactGTGCGCTATCTCCTCCTATGATGGGAACGGGCTATACCTCCGCCATCTGGATACTTCTacagggactataaatagccccgtAAGGTAACGTAAGAGGGATTTTTCTTGGCTGGACCAAATAtaccccactctaacttgagtgtcggagggccctcaccagaaccccaccggtgaggctttgtgcaggtccgtcGCTGTGCGGGAGGTGGCACTCGTCCTCTTCTTCCACTCACCggcagctccctcgactcctccggcatggtcaccctcgggccagatttgaaccacaaagcttattattttattacacTGCACAAAACCATGCTAGACGGCTTACCACAACCTTCATCGAGAGTGGAGAGGGagcaaagaagagaggagttttGAGAGAGTTAGGGCATCTAGTTTCCCTACGAGGCAGAGGAACAGGGAAAGTGGGGGCATATAAATGAAATTTATGCCCTCATTCAAAAGTTAATTCATAAGCTAAGTCTTGCGGCGCAAAAAAATCTTTTCATGATGTCAAAAGCTACTCTCAATGCCATTTCAAGATAATGGCATCCAATGTATAGGGCGATGGCAAGGATAAATCTGCAAAATACATCAGCACTGAACGTAAATATGCAAATTATAACTTCTTAAGGATAAACATAGAATTTTTTatagtatgtgtgtgtgtgtgtgtgtgtgttcctTAATTGTTTCTATATGGTGACCACAAAAATGGCTCAATCAGCTAttaaaaattgagaaaagagTCCCcacgtaaaaaaaataaataatatgtttGGATCcatattttttctctcttttcgaaTAGATCCACTTCGTTTAAAATACATAGTGATTGTAGAATGGTTCCATGGCCGCTATACATGAAAACACGCGCATCTCCCTCATGTCAGttcttaacatgtttagatCCATGCTTTGCATCTTCATATAAGTAAGAAatggaaaggagaaaaaaaaattggacctTCTTCAATGGCATGAGAAACAAATGATAGATTTTTAACCTGTTCCTTAACCATGTTCAGATCTACTTTATGTACAAATGAACAATTTTCGCAAATTCCTTGATACATCTTGCTCCCAAACTATTTCTGAAGTAGGCAAAATGGTCCACAACATGTCCAATGATCCTCTTGAATCACATGATACTAATGAGAAGCTACGCTTGATTTTGAGGCTGGCTCATTAATCAACTGCTGAAGTAATTAGTGATCCGAATCACTTaaaagctttttcttttttagaacCAGCGAAAACCCACCCAATTCACTGAGAAAAAAACTTTTAAGAATTAAATATATGTTTGAATGCATTAATGTTTTCAGATTTAATCAAAATATACCATCTTTACCCAAAGGACTGTCCAGCTATAGAGTTGGCTGACACACAGAAGCTGCCAAAACATTCACCCAGATACTGAGCACAGCAAATGAGATACTAGCTTGTAACCAACTCTGTTGCCACTCCTTCGTTATGCTGAACTGAACTGTATCATAGTCGAAAAcagcttttgtttatattgattACTTAGAGCCTTTTGGTATCGTCATTGCTTTGgtgtttttctctctctacgaAATAGTGAAATACCAATAGATTGATATTGAAGTTAGGATTAGTACAAAACTTCTGCTGCGCTTTGCTTttattttctctcctttttggaAGTAATAAATCTGTGCTTCCAAAAACtcgtaaaaaaaataatttaaaaaaccaGAAGGGTTTCATGGTGCAGATCATGCTGTCTAGTTCTTTTCCACTCTTggctttttaaaacaaaaacagaGAACAAAGCAATACCAAGCAGGTCCTTAATTTTTATGATGTTGGCCAAGCATTAGATATCCCGTAGGACCAAATGAAGTTGTCAAAAATATCAGAAGCATTTCAAACCCAAGAGAAACTTCATTAGTTTCTGATGAACAAAGCTTGATTTGACATCATCTGTTGAACAGGTCCACAAGTACAGATTATGCCTTGATACAATAGTAGAACTAAAAACTTACTTCCAACCAGAACATCATGAAATCTTGTTCGAGTCACAAGTTATACCTGGCTGAAGGAAGGGTAATTCAGTTGTATTCCAACAAACACTTCTTGGAGCAGTGGATTTCTGTCTAATTCTGTCATCAGAACCTTTGCATGATGTGCATTTTTTTATACAAGTAAGTTTTCATATTCTAAGGAGATACTTTCAGAAGCTGCTTGTCACAGCAAATCTTCCTATAGTCCGCTGCTGCTAAAAGCACAGGAAGAATTATCAGTTTCTGCCTGTTTAGTTCCAGTACTTTCTCCTTCAGCCTCTCGGCCACATTTGAGATGTATCTCATAACCACATCCAAGGCACTGGTATGCCCAACCCAAGCCCTGCTCCTCACACTCACAGCATATATAAGGGCCACCCCCTCTGTTCTCTGAGACCAAATTAAGTATGTGACGGTGACCCACATGGTGAAAAGTGCTCGGGTAGCCCTTGGCTTCTTCATCCAACTTCTCTTGAAGCAGCCTGATCTGAGCTTCAGTGAATGGAAATGCCATTTCCAAGTGCAAGTTTATCAGATTTCTTCCCTCCTTCGTAACGGTCTTTCCATCAGGACCAATTATGATCAGAGCAGGAATTCCTTGGAGATCGAAGTAACGAGCTAGTGCTCTGGAGGACTCATCATTGTATGGCAATGCAAGCCAAGGCATTTCACTGTAACATTGCAAGTACCCTGCTTCATCTTTGTCCATTGAAACAAACACTATTTCAAACTCCTCATTCTTTTCTTTCAGGTTGTCATATATCGATGCCAACTTTGAAGTAAACTTTGTACACGGAAGGCACTCCTGAGCCGAGAAGTACAATCCTACTGTCTTCCCTACCAACTTTGAAATAGGTACCTGCAACTTTTATCTACAGTGAGCATCGATCCTACCAAAGGAAAGCACAACTCAATCCTAGGTTGCGATACTTTTACCTGCTGCTCATGACTAATCACGCAATCTCTACCATGCAATGAAAGAAGCTTCTCTAAAGTTTGAGATGCATGCTTTGCTTTCTCGTCAGCCTCCAACTCCGCCATCCTCTCTGAAGTGAAAGGGAAAGCCCGGCATTCGTAGCGGTTGACAAGCTCCACGCCGTCAGTCCTTATCAGCTCCCCTTTTGAATTCAGAATTATTAGAGATGGAATACCCTCAATTTGGAATCTTTGTGTCAGACTTCTCCTAGATTTCAGGTCACTGAATGGTATTGCAGGCCATAGCATTAAGCTATGAAACCGCTCAAAGGAGGCATGATCTTCGTCAGATGAAACATATACAACTTCAAATTCGGACCCCAGTTCTTTCAGCTGATGATACACACGGGCCAAGACTGGGGTGAAGGTCTCGCATTTCGAATACCAGTTCGCGGCGAAGTACAAACCTATAGTCTTTCCTTCTAATTCTTTAAGATCAACCTGTGGATTCTCATCATTGTCAAAGATCAgaccaataaaaaaaagagatttcaaaAGTAAATCCATGGATGATATGATTGCAATTTCTTTGTTTACAAAGCCCAAAAAAAAGGGACAAAAAGTTGGATCtgatcgatttttttttttttgatttaggtctgaTGTTCATGGTTGCCTTAAATGGTTTACCACATGAATCCTTAGAGCACAGAACCATAAGGGAGCTAGAAGGCATGCAGCTAGATATTCCAAGAACCACAGAGTGCCAAAGAAATAAAGCAAAACCGATTTAATCATAAATTAGGAGAGAATTAACAAAGATTTCTATAAAGAATAGCAAACACTATTTAAGTATTCAATATCCTAAGAAGAGAGAACAAATTTATGATCTAAGAGCAACCCTTTCTTTCTAACTTGGCGTAAGTCCATGACCAAGGCTACATACACCAGTGTGGCTCgagatatcaaaaaaaaaaagcttacaaAGATAAATCCTGTGGAGTTCAACTTTGAGTCCTGAGCATATCAACTTTTGACAAAAACCAGAGGGTGATTGCAACAAAAGACTATAGAAAGGAATCCATCACAAACTCTCTTATATATTTGGAAACCAGAACAATGAATCGGCAGTGAGAGACTCTAATTAGATAAGAAGAAGTGATACCACTAGAAAGAGCAAACAAGCAATCATACAGACCTTGTTTCCAGAGGGAGAGAGCAGGAAATCTGTGGACAAGACAGTGAAGAGGTCTATCCCATCTTCAGTAGCAGCGGCCAAACCAGTTTTTGGAGCGGCCATGTCCTCTGTCTCCCTCTGTACCTCTTCCCCACCTCTCGACCTCTCTCTTTCACAACTGTACGTGCTTTATCGGCAAGGGGCAAGATATGGTCACCTGCGGTGAGGGCAGAGATAAAATTTAGAcactaatttctattttttatctGAAAATAGAACATGGAGATCCCACCTTCTCTCAGGTTCTAGTTTTACTTCTTTTTCATTggataaactttttttttattttcaatttttcttgAAAAGTAATTTCTAGATTTTTCTAATTATGctactttaaaaataaaatgcaaAAATAGATCGTAAACAATAATGCTAACTCATTCATCACCGCTCACCATAGCAACCGCTATGCTTATTTGTTACTGTTCATCACCGACTACTACCACCTTCACCATTATTACTTATTACCGTAACCACTACTATAATCATTATAGTCGCTATCAACACATTATAAAGAAAtatcattttaaattttaaaattttaaaataaaataaaaatataatttgaaaaCTAGATGTGATGCCAAATGCTATTTCATTAGCCCAAGATATGGATATTGCTGCTTTCGAGGAGTATTGAGATAAAATTTAGATACTAACTTCTGACTTGTTAATATTAAAATTAGCATGAagattcaaaaataataaatatataaaaaagggTAAATGaaaataacaataaggaagCTTGTAAGTGGCCAAAAGTAGtaaga
This portion of the Phoenix dactylifera cultivar Barhee BC4 chromosome 11, palm_55x_up_171113_PBpolish2nd_filt_p, whole genome shotgun sequence genome encodes:
- the LOC103719108 gene encoding probable nucleoredoxin 2 is translated as MAAPKTGLAAATEDGIDLFTVLSTDFLLSPSGNKVDLKELEGKTIGLYFAANWYSKCETFTPVLARVYHQLKELGSEFEVVYVSSDEDHASFERFHSLMLWPAIPFSDLKSRRSLTQRFQIEGIPSLIILNSKGELIRTDGVELVNRYECRAFPFTSERMAELEADEKAKHASQTLEKLLSLHGRDCVISHEQQVPISKLVGKTVGLYFSAQECLPCTKFTSKLASIYDNLKEKNEEFEIVFVSMDKDEAGYLQCYSEMPWLALPYNDESSRALARYFDLQGIPALIIIGPDGKTVTKEGRNLINLHLEMAFPFTEAQIRLLQEKLDEEAKGYPSTFHHVGHRHILNLVSENRGGGPYICCECEEQGLGWAYQCLGCGYEIHLKCGREAEGESTGTKQAETDNSSCAFSSSGL